One segment of Struthio camelus isolate bStrCam1 chromosome 25, bStrCam1.hap1, whole genome shotgun sequence DNA contains the following:
- the ARL4D gene encoding ADP-ribosylation factor-like protein 4D — translation MGNRLADMAPAAPFLPPFQALHVVVLGLDAAGKTSLLYRLKLQEFVQSAPTKGFNTERVRVPLGRARAATFQVWDVGGQEKLRPLWRSYARRTDGLVFVVDSAEGERLEEARLELHRIARAAEAQGVPLLVLANKQDAPAALAVPEVERRLGLQELGAGTLRCVQGCSARDGLGLHQGLRSLHDMILKRRKLQRLGRSRR, via the coding sequence ATGGGGAACCGGCTGGCCGACATGGCGCCGGCGGCGCCGTTCCTGCCGCCCTTCCAGGCGCTGCACGTGGTGGTGCTGGGGCTGGACGCGGCCGGCAAGACCTCGCTGCTGTACCGGCTGAAGCTGCAGGAGTTCGTGCAGAGCGCGCCCACCAAGGGCTTCAACACGGAGCGCGTCCGGGTGCCGCTgggccgcgcccgcgccgccaccTTCCAGGTGTGGGACGTGGGCGGGCAGGAGAAGCTGCGGCCGCTGTGGCGCTCCTACGCGCGGCGCACCGACGGGCTCGTCTTCGTGGTGGACTCGGCGGAGGGCGAGCGGCTGGAGGAGGCGCGCCTGGAGCTGCACCGCATCGCCCGCGCCGCCGAGGCGCAGGGCGTCCCGCTGCTCGTCCTGGCCAACAAGCAGGACGCGCCGGCGGCGCTGGCCGTGCCCGAGGTGGAGCGGCGGCTcggcctgcaggagctgggcgcCGGCACGCTGCGCTGCGTGCAGGGCTGCAGCGCCCGCGACGGGCTGGGGCTGCACCAGGGGCTGCGCAGCCTCCACGACATGATCCTCAAGCGCAGGAAGCTGCAGCGGCTCGGCCGGAGCAGGcgctga